One Streptomonospora salina genomic window, GGCTTCGTCGGAGAGAGCGGGGCGACAGAGCGACGTGAGGACGTCGAGCTCCCTCCGGGTGAGTTCGGGTGCGGTCGTCCGCCGCACCTCGACATCGGGGTTGAGTTCCTCCCGGGGCAGGCCGCCGATCTTGCATCGCGCGCTGCCGAAACTGACGACGTCGCCCTCGTCGAGGACCCTGCGCGCGATCGGGCGGCCGTTGACCCTGGTGCCGTTACGGGAGAGGCCGAGGTCGACGACGTAGACGTAGGGGCCGCGGCGCACCAGCTCGGCGTGGAGTCGTGACACGCTCGCGTCGCTGAGGCGAATATCGGCCCCTTCTCCGCGCCCGACTGTGGTGACCTCGGAATTCAACGGCTGTACGTCCCCGCTCTCCTCGACCCGCATATAGGGCCCGTCCACGGTTGTTCCTCCCAGTGTGGGGCGCGGCCGATGAGGGAGTGCGCGGCAGGGCGCGGACGGGTGCCTCTCAGATCGGCTGTGGTGGCTTGTCGTCGCTGGCTGAGTGGGGTTCATAGGGGGTGGTCCTCGCTCGCCTTGGCACTCATCTCCTCACTGGTTACCCGGGCCGTGTCGGTTCTACGCTCTTACCCGGGAGTGAGACAGGCATCGCGGGGCGTTTACTGCGTTTCCCGGATTCCGGTGCCGGGCGAATTCGGAAGCGGTCACGGCCGATTCCGTGAGGCGGTGCGTGCGGTGGCGGCCGGCGCCAATAAACTGTGTGCGTCTTCGGCCCGTGGCGCGTCCGGGCGCCCGGCCGATCGGCGCGCCCGTGCGCCGACCCCGCATACGCCGCTCTCGCCTGCGGGTTCGCGGCCGGTTCGCCGGGGCGCCTCCCGGTGCCGGGCGGTCCGGCCGGAAGCGTGCGCTAGCGTGAGGTCGAAAGTGAGCCAGAACACGGTGGAGGAACCGGTAGCAGCCAAGTCCCGCCAGCCCGAGGAGGAACCCGATCCGGCTCCCGGGGAGCACGGGTCCGGGGTCGGCGAACGTGCCCCCGGCTGGCTGGCGCAGGTGCCCTATTTCCTGGTGCTGTCCACCATGTCCGCGGGGATCGTGGTCGTCGCGGCCGCCCATTTCAAGCGCGGGCCCGCGCTGATCGCCGGTGCGCTGATGCTGGCCGCGGTGTTCCGCGCCCTGCTGCCCGCCGACAAGACGGGGATGCTGGCGGTACGCAGCCGGTGGATCGACGTCGCCACCCTGACCGGTCTCGCCGTGCTGCTGATCGCACTCGCGTGGGTAGCGCCGCAGCTGTCCTAGTAGGCGTCTAATAAGCTTGATATCGAGATACCGTAGACGTTCGATCGACTTAGCCGCCGCCCGCCGACCACCCCGCGGAGGAGCCCTTCCCCCGGTGCGGCCCCGGACGGCCGACGGCTTTGCGGCGAGCTCATGAGGCGTGTCGTGGACACACCGGCCCCTCCGCGGCTGAGCGCGGCTCGCGCTCCAGCGCCCGCCGCGGCGCGCGTCCGGGCGTCCCGGTGCGGCCTCCAGCCACATGACGGCTAGCCGAAACGAAGGGACAGCCACCAGCCATGGCCAAGATCAAGGTTGAAAACCCCGTAGTAGAGCTCGACGGCGACGAGATGACGCGGATCATCTGGTCCTTCATCAAGGACCGGCTG contains:
- a CDS encoding FHA domain-containing protein, with the protein product MDGPYMRVEESGDVQPLNSEVTTVGRGEGADIRLSDASVSRLHAELVRRGPYVYVVDLGLSRNGTRVNGRPIARRVLDEGDVVSFGSARCKIGGLPREELNPDVEVRRTTAPELTRRELDVLTSLCRPALSDEAFVSPATAREIAEDLVVTEAAVKQHLLRLYQKFRVPEGANRRTRLANEVVALGLVRPMPALDHERKAS
- a CDS encoding DUF3017 domain-containing protein is translated as MSQNTVEEPVAAKSRQPEEEPDPAPGEHGSGVGERAPGWLAQVPYFLVLSTMSAGIVVVAAAHFKRGPALIAGALMLAAVFRALLPADKTGMLAVRSRWIDVATLTGLAVLLIALAWVAPQLS